One window of the Pseudomonas sihuiensis genome contains the following:
- the fliT gene encoding flagellar protein FliT — protein MSSSVQRLEETGCALRDALLRQDWVAIGKLDLQCRQAVDAAMHEGGDEARLRDSMQELLLLYRELVTLCTAERKRLGDELVQINQARQGAKVYQLFG, from the coding sequence ATGAGTTCGTCTGTCCAGCGTCTGGAAGAAACCGGCTGCGCACTGCGCGATGCCCTGCTCAGGCAGGACTGGGTGGCCATCGGCAAGTTGGATCTGCAATGCCGCCAGGCGGTCGATGCGGCCATGCACGAGGGGGGCGATGAGGCGCGCCTGCGCGACAGCATGCAGGAGCTGCTGCTGCTCTACCGCGAGCTGGTTACGCTGTGCACGGCCGAGCGCAAACGCCTTGGCGATGAGCTGGTGCAGATCAACCAGGCTCGCCAGGGGGCCAAGGTCTATCAGTTGTTCGGCTGA
- the fliS gene encoding flagellar export chaperone FliS, protein MYAASALRQYQQVSTQSQLAEASPHRLIQMLFEGALDRLAQAQGALARGQVAEKGLLIGKVIGIVGGLREGLDKGQGGELAQHLDGLYEYMIRQLAQANLKNDEAILRQVAQLLRELKEGWDGIA, encoded by the coding sequence ATGTATGCAGCGTCCGCGCTCAGGCAGTATCAGCAGGTCAGTACCCAGTCCCAGCTTGCCGAGGCCAGCCCCCATCGCTTGATCCAGATGTTGTTCGAAGGCGCCCTGGATCGCCTGGCGCAGGCCCAGGGCGCGCTTGCCCGTGGCCAGGTCGCCGAGAAGGGGCTGCTGATCGGCAAGGTGATCGGGATCGTCGGTGGCCTGCGCGAGGGGTTGGACAAGGGCCAGGGGGGCGAGTTGGCGCAGCACCTCGATGGGCTCTATGAATACATGATTCGGCAGTTGGCCCAGGCCAACCTGAAAAACGATGAGGCGATCCTGCGTCAGGTGGCGCAATTGCTGCGTGAATTGAAAGAAGGCTGGGATGGCATTGCTTGA